Proteins co-encoded in one Medicago truncatula cultivar Jemalong A17 chromosome 8, MtrunA17r5.0-ANR, whole genome shotgun sequence genomic window:
- the LOC11438539 gene encoding uncharacterized protein: protein MAFQDFEPIFAEPKLEWKPHCSHPLRPFLFHVHPPNSSHLVIHVTNFHSDTWEAHLSVSSLEDIMDIIGIGGSWSEFANYFVNSLKSEDLKLVLEPNSNSDGVSSAKLIAQKSKGMPLITIPLTKLVDSSASEAVSNLSLSLFKAFRSTKCSLVDVQERSVQLTNMMASEKERNETIPLDRRQKFQKISDSEKAGVSNNGAQNSPDKQKARDTGTTKVKNRVMPAHRRTKVRGALLRDSDPES, encoded by the exons ATGGCGTTTCAAGACTTTGAACCAATCTTTGCTGAACCCAAACTGGAGTGGAAACCTCACTGTTCTCATCCTTTGCGTCCTTTTTTGTTCCATGTTCATCCTCCTAATTCTTCTCACCTTGTAATTCATGTCACTAATTTCCACTCTGATACTTGGGAAGCTCATCTTTCAGTTTCCTCGCTCGAGGACATC ATGGATATTATTGGAATAGGGGGCTCTTGGTCTGAGTTTgctaattattttgttaattccctCAAGTCAGAAGATCTGAAGCTCGTTCTAGAGCCAAATTCTAACTCTGATG GTGTTAGTTCTGCTAAATTAATTGCTCAAAAATCAAAAGGAATGCCTCTAATCACCATTCCTCTTACTAAACTTGTGGACTCCAGTGCTAGCGAAGCTGTGTCAAATTTATCCTTGAGCCTCTTTAAGGCATTCAGAAGTACCAAATGTTCTCTTGTAGATG TGCAAGAACGCTCTGTCCAGTTGACAAACATGATGGCATCTGAGAAG GAAAGAAATGAAACCATACCACTGGATCGACGGCAAAAGTTTCAAAAAATTAGCGACTCAGAGAAAGCAGGTGTTTCTAATAATGGAGCACAAAACTCTCCAG ATAAGCAAAAAGCTCGGGATACAGGCACCACAAAAGTTAAGAATCGTGTGATGCCA